From Cherax quadricarinatus isolate ZL_2023a chromosome 49, ASM3850222v1, whole genome shotgun sequence:
tggagagtaaaagaaaggtgaagagagtggtgagagagtgcaaaaggagagcagatgaaagaatgggagaggcactgtcaagaaattttaatgaaaataagaaaaaaatttggagtgagttaaacaagttaagaaagcctagggaacatatggatttgtcagttaaaaacagagtaggggagttagtagatggggagatggaggtattaggtagatggcgagaatattttgaggaacttttaaatgttgaggaagaaagggaggcggtaatttcatgcactggccagggaggtataccatcttttaggagtgaagaagagcagaatgtaagtgtggtggaggtacgtgaggcattacgtagaatgaaagggggtaaagcagctggaactgatgggatcaagacagaaatgttaaaagcagggggggatatagtgttggagtggttggtacttttatttaataaatgtatgaaagaggggaaggtacctagggattggcggagagcatgtatagtccctttatataaagggaaaggggacaaaagagaatgtaaaaattatagaggaataagtttactgagtataccaggaaaagtatacggtagggttataattgaaagaattagaggtaagacagaatgtaggattgcggatgagcaaggaggcttcagagtgggtaggggatctgtagatcaagtgtttacattgaagcatatatgtgaacagtatttagataaaggtagggaagtttttattgcatttatggatttagaaaaggcatatgatagagtggatagaggagcaatgtggcagatgttgcaagtatatggaataggtggtaagttactaaatgctgtaaagagcttttatgaggatagtgaggctcaggttagggtgtgtagaagagagggagaatacttcccggtaaaagtaggtcttagacagggatatgtaatgtcaccatggttgtttaatatatttatagatggggttgtaaaagaagtaaatgctagggtgttcgggagaggggtgggattaaattatgaggaatcaaattcaaaatgggaattgacacagttactttttgctgatgatactgtgcttatgggagattctaaagaaaaattacaaaggctagtggatgagtttgagaatgtgtgtaaaggtagaaagttgaaagtgaacatagaaaagagtaaggtgatgagggtatcaaatgatttagataaagaaaaattggatatcaaattggggaggaggagtatggaagaagtgaatgttttcagatacttgggagttgacgtgtcggcggatggatttatgaaggatgaggttaatcatagaattgatgagggaaaaaaggtgagtggtgcgttgaggtatatgtggagtcaaaaaacgttatctatggaggcaaagaagggaatgtatgaaagtatagtagtaccaacactcttatatggatgtgaagcttgggtggtaaatgtagcagcgaggaggtggttggaggcagtggagatgtcctgtctaagggcaatgtgtggtgtaaatattatgcagaaaattcggagtgtggaaattaggagaaggtgtggagttaataaaagtattagtcagagggcagaagaggggttgttgaggtggtttggtcatttagagagaatggatcaaagtagaatgacatggaaagcatatataaatctataggggaaggaaggaggggtaggggtcgtcctcgaaagggttggaaagagggggtaaaggaggttttgtgggcgaggggcttggatttccagcaagcgtgcatgagcgtgttagataggagtgaatggagacgaatgatacttaggacctgacgatctgttggagtgtgagcagggtaatatttagtgaagggattcagagaaaccggttattttcatatagtcggacttgagtcctggaaatgggaagtacaatgcctgcactttaaaggaggggtttgggatattggcagtttggagggatatgttgtgtatctttatacgtatatgcttctaaactgttgtattctgagcacctctgcaaaaacagtgataatgtgtgagtgtggtgaaagtgttgaatgatgatgaaagtattttctttttgggaattttctttcttttttgggtcaccctgcctcggtgggagacggccgacttgttgaaaaaaaaaatattattattattattattattattattattattattattattattattattattattattattgcagtcaCCTGAAAGAGTGTCAGGCCTCTGGGTGTAAGTCACAGGAATATGGTTTATGTATGCTGACAGTATGTAAGTAAAACACATATGTAACACTGGAATAttttattaggaaacgtttcgctcacaggcAGCTTGGTTAAGTATATAAAGGAACGAAGAAGTGAGGTGTGGAAGGCATCAGGTCAATGGTGCATTGGTCAGGCtcgcaaaataaaaaaaagacatGACTAGTACGTCTGATATGctaaaattgtaaaaaaaaatcaacagTATTGGAATGTCGGTCATTGACGATTCATTATACAACTAACCCGTACGTAGGGGACTTaaacttacgacaacgtttcgcctcAGCTTCGACCATTGCGTCTGGTCCAACTTGGTCTCCTTAATTATGTGTCTggcctctcacacactacattAGATGACCACCTTAACTTGGGTGGATTTCCCACGCTCTCTTCGTATCGATTCTTCCTGGTGAGCTGCGCCACGTTCATGGCAGCTCTCCCACGTACGCTTTATCACAGCCTCCGCAGTGTATATCACTGGTAGAACATATAAACAAGAATACGTATAAATGTGTTGTTTAAGCAGTTTTATAGAAAAAACGCTTTACTGACATGGGACTTTATctattcatatatttattaatggATGGAACAATTATAAAACGAGTAATTTGATAGTGGTTCAGGACGGACAGAAAAGAAGTTTAAATTTTATTTGCAATTTATGGCCTTCTGTGGAGGTTCACTATGAAGGAAACACTTAGAGGAACTCTATAAGCTAATACTTAGTTGGTTGTGAACAATATGGTAGACGGTGGTGGCCATAGGCACTCACAGACGGGAAAATTAGCTTGTTGTCATCAGATAATAAGTACATGCCACTCTACCTGAAAGTTAAGTAACTATAGCCTACAATAGGCGATGTTTTCATTCCTTGTGAGGCCAGTGGGCGGATATGTTTAAGTGTGAAATTTCAAAAGTAACAATTGCCTCCTGTTACCTTTTCCTGTGGGCGTCGAGGGAACCAGGAAGAGTTTCATCTGACGCGGATCTTTGGCAGATGATGAACCGTAAATGTTTAAGCATCCTCTGGTTCATCCCAACTAGCTCCCGCTCATCATTTCAAAGAGGGTTGTTACCCAGTAGCATCCTAAGAGTAGTGCCATGCATACTACAGTGTAACTTTCTCCCTGTGCTCAAGAATATGAAATGCGTGCAGGAAAGTCAGTCTTTCTAGAAAAAACTTTTAGTAATCAAAAAAAAGTCTTAGCATGCTTGAAGGTCACCCCTTTTTTCCTAAGCCGACGCATCGGCTAATAAAAATAGCTAGTTTTCCTAGGTGTTTTACTCATAACTAGGTTTTCAAGCAACTAGTGAGTCGCATAAATGATATGTTATCTACTCGCCATTCGCTGCATTCTTATGTTCATAAGAGGGATTCTTTATTGACAGTTCCAGGTAGACACGTCACTGTCTGTCTTCACTAACTGCTTGCCCAGGGTGATGCAAATGGGCAACGGGACACAATCGTCACCTATAATGTACTGCATCATCTTGTGTTCCGCAGATCCCAGTTGTAACTTTGTTACGTACGACGGTAAGTATCAGATGAACCACTGTCACTTCTGTTACGTGCGATAGTAAGTGCCAGGTGATCCTCTGTCACCTTTGTGATCTTGACATCATAAAATGATAATGATTCTGATAAGAAGTGAAGGTTGGTGGACGAATCTGGAAAGatgtgtgtaaaagaaggaaattaaagtaaACATTGAAAAGAGCAGAGTGATGAGAGTAAGAAAATGTCTAATAAAAGACTGGCACTTGtactggaggaagtgaatgtgttcaggtgTTTGAGAGTAAACATGActtcagatgggtctatgaaagacgaggtgaacagACGAAGAAAAAGAGGTAGGCGgagtgttgaggtgtgtgtgtctgggtgtgtggaCTCAAGTTTATCTATGGAAGCCGAAGGGAGGAATTTAAGGAAAAAGaaaagactggaggcagtggagatgtcaggtTTGAAAGCAATCTGTTGAGCAAATATGCAAAGATTTCTGGGCATATAAATCAGAAGACGATGTGAAGACAAAATGTATAATtcggagggctgaggagaggttaagatggtggtggtatttgGAGAGCATGGAGCAGAATGAGATTACTAGAAAGGCGTATAAATCCTGGGTGGAGGGAATGAGGAGTAGGATTCGTCCTGGGAAGTGCTTGAGAGAGGATATGAAGGAGGTTCTAAGTGATAGAGGCTTGATCATCCAACAGGTttgtgtgaacgtgttagatcggagtgagtggaggcaagtgacatttaggatttgatgtgctgtttaGTGTAAGCGAGGGGcatcatttatgaagggattcagggaaacgggTCAGCAGGACAAGAGTCCTGGAAACTGGAAGTACAGAACGTGCACTCTGAAAGAGGCGTTGGGATACTGTATTTCGGAGGTTCGTTTGAACTGCGGCATTTTtacacttctggtaagacagctCTGGatagaatgatggtgaatgtttcccTTTAATAGCTTTCATACATTGGAGGGAGGCGCCCCGTGtagtaaaaattattattataactcaTTAGGGTTCAGATAAACTCTTCTTCTGTCATAACTAACCAACTAATTGAAGGTTAAATATGACGGAGACTCGAGACGAGGcgacatatttttttttagtgtCGTCTGCATGTTCCAGTTATTGCAATGTGGCTGTTATTCAGGTCCTTTTCCTTGCCCACGCAGGAGCGTCCTGTCTGCTACACACAGTGGTGCTAGCCAGCGGTTACAATGTTAACACCAGTGGTCCCTCTGTGTACCCAGCTTACAGATCATCAGGCCAGTCTATCCCACCAGTCAACATCGCGACCACAGCCACAGTCACAGCCACAACAGACTACCCTGGCTTCCCGACCTTCGCATCAGCGCTGGTGAGTCTGCTCGGCTTCTTGTTACTTGCCGAGGCTATTCAATATAAaacaacaaaaaaggcacaataccctgactagatcaatacacatataacccgcacatagtagaAAAAAGCGGgtaatttgtgtattgtgtatggttACCACAGTAACCATGTTACTCAGGTACCTCAGTAGATTTCCATGTTGATGACAGCATTCTGGGACGGGACTAGTAAGCCAGTTTCTTAACACCTGTTGTTCCTGTTTATGTACCAGTAAGTGGGCACGTGAGTgtcagtcgactgttgtgggtcgcatcccgggggaAGAAGACCCAAggatcacattattattattattataatcatggggagcgctaaacccgtagggattatacagcgcctgtggaaggggggcatggaaggtattcaggcttaattcagggaactggagcacaaatccaattccatagatcaaaagcccctcactagcatcaaggaacctcccttgaggggccaagAACTACAATGTAAATAAATCACAGGACTTGGTTTTCTTGGGTTAATAACCCTTGTAATGTTATCAATTTTTTTTCctgttattttttctttcttctctttctctcttttcttcttCTCACTCTTGCTCTCACGATTCTTCAATTAACGAACCTACTAGCTTCTGATAAAGTTTTCATTAAGAAACTGAAAGGCCTCAATCTGTTTTTCTACCCCGTGTTTCCAAACAAAGTTCACAAACATATCATCAGTGGTCATGGTGACGCAGGATCGATTCCCGGCTAGCCGCAGTTCTGTTGATAATTCAAAATTACTTGTTTTGTggttttatacacacacacacacacacacacacacacacacacacacacacacacatatatatatatatatatatatatatatatatatatatatatatatatatatatatatatatatatatcataaaatCACTCAGTGCATATAACAGTAACATTTTCTTATAGGTTCAAGGAAACATTTGGTGCTGGCAGCAAGTAAGTGactgttcctgcactctgaacaaGGCTAACCAGGTAGTGACTATCAACCTGGGCTCACCTCAGTACATGAGTCAAATTCTGGTCTATCGCACCGTCAGCAGCTACTCTAGCCTCTCCACCTCTATATCGATTTACGTGAGGATTTTCCACCTGTTTTTtccatattaattttttttagcaaAGCATAAATCAGGTGATTGTTAAATTGAGAATGGGCAGGCGCCCGTAAAATTTGGATACGTCTGCAAGGTACTGCCAGTTATTATCCAGTGTAACAGTTACATTGCGTTATATTTTAAGTAATTATGATAATCAAGTTCCTAATTGTGCATTAGTGTTACCAATAATAACTGATATGAACAATAACTGAGTTATATTAGTATCTCATCTATTCAAGAAAATCATACTTTCATTTGTCAGGTGTTTGAAATTATATTTACGTAATAAGATTACTTAACGCTAGGTGTGGTTGTAACTCCAGTGCCTTGGATCAAGAATTTTGCTATTGCAGGTGGGAAACACTGGTAGTCGTCTCACTGATCCACTTCTCTACCAAGAAAACAGACCTTACACCTCAGTGGAGACTACACGTGTTTATACAGGTACGTACACACGTGCTTATTGTTACataaaacgcgattctaaaagcttagagatctccagtgaatactagaaaggactgcccttctagcatccagcctgttactgggttttcgtaacaattagtcagtatccttgtccaattatccattagaattcagtatcaTTCAATAGTGCttaaggattacaactggtaggctactaactagagaaattaaaatttaataaatttattaagttgtctaggcgtataataataatcacttctctcgtgtacaatattattgtgctgaaagcacatatcacatttataattcttaagtaccgtctggtacattaacatttaataagataatatacaaataagtttatgtgtatgtgtgtaagtgctctaagtagttcgctatgtctcacgactcgactagacttaaacaagtgactgacaaagtcctccaataaactaacttcttgaccaactggcaatcagaacagtcttcttgaacaataaaaagaatgctaagcccaatagcaatattacaagcaactgcgacaggatcaggaacaaggagataatataacgacactaagtagggaccatcagcagatcctctacaaaagtcacaaaactcccat
This genomic window contains:
- the LOC128704581 gene encoding uncharacterized protein codes for the protein MMCVRYLILAVSCGLLPPSVNTYSSLNYKFQVDTSLSVFTNCLPRVMQMGNGTQSSPIMYCIILCSADPSCNFVTYDGASCLLHTVVLASGYNVNTSGPSVYPAYRSSGQSIPPVNIATTATVTATTDYPGFPTFASALVQGNIWCWQQVSDCSCTLNKANQVVTINLGSPQYMSQILVYRTVSSYSSLSTSISIYVGNTGSRLTDPLLYQENRPYTSVETTRVYTVGKTAQYITFYRNDGSNLCLCRVLIYD